One part of the Mytilus trossulus isolate FHL-02 chromosome 11, PNRI_Mtr1.1.1.hap1, whole genome shotgun sequence genome encodes these proteins:
- the LOC134691703 gene encoding uncharacterized protein LOC134691703, with translation MMSTFPPMVIGGVAITTLSFLLHIIAFSTTYWYTFGDVIHMGLWKSCYQSKGVEACSYYTELPVSDAHMIAAEVLESLALVAFVVAVTCAFLKIFVLKEKGNMFAITGVFNLIAGGFALIGTIVFATYSYGNITLDSSKFHYSFGLCIVGGIGGIFAGIVFILAWRWMRN, from the exons ATGATGTCTACCTTTCCACCGATGGTTATTGGGGGAGTTGCTATTACCACTTTATCATTCCTGCTGCATATAATAGCATTCTCAACAACATATTGGTATACATTTGGAGATGTTATTCATATGGGATTATGGAAATCATGTTACCAATCAAAAGGTGTAGAAGCGTGTTCTTATTATACAG AATTACCAGTAAGTGATGCCCATATGATAGCTGCCGAAGTTCTTGAAAGTCTGGCACTGGTAGCATTTGTTGTAGCTGTGACATGTGCTTTCCTTAAGATTTTTGTACTCAAGGAAAAGGGAAATATGTTTGCTATCACAGGTGTATTTAACTTAATTGCAG GTGGATTTGCCTTGATCGGAACAATAGTATTTGCAACATACTCTTATGGAAACATAACGTTGGATTCTTCAAAGTTCCACTATTCCTTTGGGCTATGTATTGTAGGTGGAATAGGAGGGATTTTTGCAGGCATTGTTTTCATCTTAGCATGGCGATGGATGAGGAACTAA